CCGGACGGTCAAGAGGTCGATCTTCCCGACCTGACCCGCTGGTATCGCGTCACGGCGGCGCCGGCCGCCCAAGCGGCGGGGGCCTCCGCGGCGGCCACCACCCCGACGGCCCTGGACATCCCCGCCCTGGTCAAGGAACTGGCCGCCACCCCCGGGGTGGAACTGGCCGAGCCGGACTATGTGCGTAAACCCATTGGCGAGCCGGCCGCTCAGGCACTGGCCGCGGGGGCCGGTGCCTCCGCGGCCGGTGGCCAGATCGCTGCCCTGTCCTACACCGACCCGCGGGTCGGCGAGCAATGGCACCTGGAAGCGGCCAAGGTGCCGGCCGCCTGGCAATACCTGGCCGACCAGGGGCTGCCTGCTGGCGGCAGCCCCGACGTGGTGGTGGCGGTCATCGACACCGGCGTGGACTACACCCATCCCGACCTGGCGGCCAACCTGTGGAAAAACCCGGCGGAGTTCTTTGGCCAGTCCGGCGTGGACGACGACGGCAACGGCTATATCGACGACATCCATGGTGCCCGCGTCGTGGCGAATACCTCCGGCGACCCCATGGACGACCACGGCCATGGTACCCACGTGGCTGGCATCATCGCCGCCCAGGGCGGCAACAACGAAGGCGGGGTGGGCGTCGCCCCCGGCGTCAAGCTGATGGCGATCAAGGCCGCTCAGTACAGCGGCATCCTCAATGCCTCCGATGTTGCCAAGGGCATCTACTATGCGGTGCAGAAGGGCGCCGACGTCATCAACATGGCTTTCGGCGGCTATGCCCGCTCCTCCGCCGAGGAGGATGCCCTGACGGTGGCCTTTGGTACCTCGGTGCTGGTGGCCGCCGCTGGTAATGACGGCAAGGGTAATCTGCCCTGTCCTTTTGGCGCCAACTTCTACCCCGCCGCCTACAACTGGGTGTTGGGCGTGATGGCGCGCAACCAGAACGCCGATGCGAAGGGTGACTACCTGTCCGGCTTCTCCAATTACGACTGCGTTCCCAAGGATGCCCAGGAATACGAACTGATGGCCCCTGGTAGCCAGATCCTGAGCACACTCCCTGGCAACGGCTATGGCGCCTGGTCAGGCACCTCCATGGCTACGCCGGTGGTGTCCGGCATCGCCGCCTTGGCGCGTACCCAATGGCCTGACAAGCAGACCTATTCGTCCCGTTTCATCATGGGACAGATCGCAGCCATTGCCAATTATGGTCCCGCGGACGCGTTAGCGACGTTGAGCGAAGCGCCCCAGCCCAGCTTGAGTTATTTGGAGCATTACCTGTTCGACACGCCCGAGGTCGCCGCGGGTAATGACAACGACGGCATCGTCGATGCTGGCGAGACGGTCGATCTGGCGATCATCATCCGTAATCACTGGGGTAAGGCCGAGAATGTCCAGGTGACCCTCCAGGCCCAGGCCGAGGGCGCCGTTGGCGCCGTTGGCGCCGACCCCTATGTCTCCATCCTCAACGGCACGGTGGCTTACGGCGCCGTTGGCTCTTTCAACAATGACGATAACGGCCTGATCAAGGATGCCGAGGGCGCCATTATCGGTGTCGAGCAACCCTTCCGTTTCCAAGTTGCCGCCAACACGCCCAACGACCACCTGATACCCTTCTTGTTGACCATGACGGCAACCAATGGCTACGACCCGGGGGCCGGGAGCATCACCAGTTCCTCTCGCTTTTATCTGCTGGTCCAGCGCGGCCGGGAACTGCCGCGCATCATCAGCACGGACATGACGCTGACCAAGGGCGACCTCTGGCTGGTATCGGACTCCAAGTTCATTGCCGCAGGTGCTACTGTGACGGTGACTGAGGGGACCCAAATTCAGTTCTTCAGTGTCGATCCCGCAGACCCCTATGCCGCTCAAGCCAAGCCCCAGATTCAGGTTGAAGGCAATCTGTTGGTTCAAGGTACTGCAACCCAACCGGTGGAGATCTTTACTGGACTGCTCTATCCACACATCCCATTGTCATCAGGGAAGCGGCCCAATAGACAACCAACCCA
This Chromatiaceae bacterium DNA region includes the following protein-coding sequences:
- a CDS encoding S8 family serine peptidase, with the translated sequence MAGSTEPSAGAGKSSDLTQEGPPLSILEQYKQFRRDRLSPTDLPGATGSAQHPSQYGPARNDPAQGIPKHAYSPFDPATSTQSHCPSKGCDYAPDAVLIKLKPEVSVAAPAQGRLAGAALALDEPGIVSEPDLIQTLADQGFEALVPLFPAAAKPIAGARALRPDGQEVDLPDLTRWYRVTAAPAAQAAGASAAATTPTALDIPALVKELAATPGVELAEPDYVRKPIGEPAAQALAAGAGASAAGGQIAALSYTDPRVGEQWHLEAAKVPAAWQYLADQGLPAGGSPDVVVAVIDTGVDYTHPDLAANLWKNPAEFFGQSGVDDDGNGYIDDIHGARVVANTSGDPMDDHGHGTHVAGIIAAQGGNNEGGVGVAPGVKLMAIKAAQYSGILNASDVAKGIYYAVQKGADVINMAFGGYARSSAEEDALTVAFGTSVLVAAAGNDGKGNLPCPFGANFYPAAYNWVLGVMARNQNADAKGDYLSGFSNYDCVPKDAQEYELMAPGSQILSTLPGNGYGAWSGTSMATPVVSGIAALARTQWPDKQTYSSRFIMGQIAAIANYGPADALATLSEAPQPSLSYLEHYLFDTPEVAAGNDNDGIVDAGETVDLAIIIRNHWGKAENVQVTLQAQAEGAVGAVGADPYVSILNGTVAYGAVGSFNNDDNGLIKDAEGAIIGVEQPFRFQVAANTPNDHLIPFLLTMTATNGYDPGAGSITSSSRFYLLVQRGRELPRIISTDMTLTKGDLWLVSDSKFIAAGATVTVTEGTQIQFFSVDPADPYAAQAKPQIQVEGNLLVQGTATQPVEIFTGLLYPHIPLSSGKRPNRQPTQRHH